One Rhizobiales bacterium GAS188 DNA window includes the following coding sequences:
- a CDS encoding peptide/nickel transport system ATP-binding protein, with amino-acid sequence MTREPIARLDDVSLVFGGKVRALDHVDLAIDEDEIVGLVGESGSGKTTLCRVLMGLARPTSGRVSFAGRALGDLLAQDALAFRRRTQMLLQDAAAALSPRMSVRALLAEPIRIHGLPFAETWTQLLDLLRRLGLSSDVLDKYPHQISSGQARRVAIARALLLRPKFIVADEPTAGLDVSVQGDLLNLLLDLKAEFGLTYLLVSHNLNVVRRVTNRTVVMYLGEIVEAGPTRDLFAAPAHPYTAALLSTNPVIDPAKRKARIVLKGEIPSVVDPPSGCRFHTRCPQAQPRCAVDPPMLETIGPDRRVRCHYPLVVAEVGATQ; translated from the coding sequence ATGACGCGAGAGCCGATCGCGCGTCTCGACGACGTCTCGCTCGTCTTCGGGGGCAAGGTGCGGGCGCTCGACCATGTCGACCTCGCGATCGACGAGGACGAGATCGTTGGGTTGGTCGGTGAATCGGGGTCCGGCAAGACGACGCTCTGCCGCGTGCTGATGGGCCTTGCCAGGCCGACCTCGGGCCGCGTCAGCTTCGCGGGGAGGGCGCTCGGCGACCTTCTGGCGCAGGATGCGCTCGCCTTTCGCCGCCGCACCCAGATGCTGTTGCAGGACGCCGCAGCCGCGTTGTCGCCGCGCATGTCGGTGCGCGCTCTCCTTGCCGAGCCGATCCGCATCCATGGGCTGCCCTTCGCGGAGACCTGGACGCAACTGCTCGACCTCCTGAGGCGGCTCGGGCTCTCGTCGGATGTGCTCGACAAATATCCGCACCAGATATCGAGCGGCCAAGCGCGGCGCGTCGCCATAGCGCGCGCCCTTCTGCTGCGGCCGAAATTCATCGTCGCCGACGAGCCGACGGCCGGGCTCGACGTGTCGGTGCAAGGAGACCTGCTCAATCTTCTCCTCGATCTGAAGGCCGAGTTCGGCCTCACCTATCTGCTGGTCAGCCATAATCTCAACGTGGTGCGGCGCGTCACAAACCGCACCGTCGTGATGTATCTCGGCGAGATCGTCGAAGCGGGTCCGACGCGTGACCTGTTCGCGGCGCCCGCGCATCCCTATACGGCAGCGCTGCTCTCGACCAATCCCGTGATCGATCCGGCGAAACGCAAGGCGCGCATCGTCCTCAAGGGCGAGATCCCGAGCGTTGTCGATCCTCCATCCGGATGCCGCTTCCACACCCGCTGCCCCCAGGCGCAGCCGCGCTGTGCCGTCGATCCGCCGATGCTGGAGACTATCGGCCCGGACCGTCGGGTGCGCTGCCATTATCCGCTCGTCGTCGCAGAGGTCGGGGCGACGCAATGA
- a CDS encoding Xaa-Pro aminopeptidase, whose translation MGDIFRDIRKKEYLNPEGAHKPLKSPVPLATLKAARAYRKQRVVDAVARHGCGAILLYDPCNIRYALDACNMQVWMLHNASHYAFLGADGHGVDFEYKGSEHLVRDIEVIDEVRPATKWYYMSGGDRLGERVEKWAGEIDELMRRHAGANRRLAVDRLDHLGVDALRRRGVEIVEGQEVVEGARRIKSADELELMGWTIRVCEAGMARIYENSLPGKTESEIWAELHFENIRSGGEWLETRLLAAGQRTNPWFQEASDYVCREGDMLAFDTDMIGPYGYCADLSRSWTIGHVRMSNTQREYYAAAVDQIEHNLSVLQPGLTFREFNEKSWRIPEKYLARRYAVALHGVGVADEWPSIPLHTDFAGAYDGVFEENMTVCLESLIGEEGGRECVKLETQVLITGSGAKRLDSLPWETI comes from the coding sequence ATGGGCGATATCTTCAGGGACATCCGCAAGAAGGAATATCTCAATCCGGAAGGCGCCCACAAACCGCTGAAGAGCCCCGTGCCGCTCGCCACGCTGAAGGCGGCGCGCGCCTATCGCAAGCAGCGCGTCGTGGACGCGGTCGCCCGGCATGGCTGCGGCGCGATCCTGCTCTACGATCCCTGCAACATCCGCTACGCGCTCGATGCCTGCAACATGCAGGTCTGGATGCTGCACAACGCCTCGCACTACGCCTTCCTCGGTGCCGACGGCCACGGGGTCGATTTCGAATACAAGGGTTCAGAACACCTGGTGCGCGACATCGAGGTCATCGACGAGGTGCGCCCGGCCACCAAATGGTACTACATGTCGGGTGGCGACCGCCTCGGCGAGCGCGTCGAGAAATGGGCCGGCGAGATCGACGAGCTGATGCGTCGCCACGCGGGCGCGAACCGCAGGCTCGCGGTCGACAGGCTCGATCATCTCGGCGTCGATGCGCTGCGCCGGCGCGGGGTCGAGATCGTGGAGGGCCAGGAGGTGGTCGAAGGGGCGCGCAGGATCAAGAGCGCCGACGAGCTCGAGCTGATGGGCTGGACCATCCGCGTTTGCGAGGCCGGCATGGCGCGCATCTACGAGAATTCGCTGCCCGGCAAGACGGAGAGCGAGATCTGGGCCGAGCTGCATTTCGAGAATATCCGCTCTGGCGGGGAGTGGCTCGAAACCAGGCTTCTGGCTGCCGGGCAGCGCACCAATCCCTGGTTCCAGGAAGCATCCGACTATGTGTGCCGGGAGGGCGATATGCTCGCCTTCGATACCGACATGATCGGGCCGTATGGTTATTGCGCCGATCTCTCGCGCTCGTGGACCATCGGGCATGTGCGCATGTCGAACACACAACGCGAATACTACGCAGCCGCGGTCGATCAGATCGAGCACAACCTGTCGGTGCTCCAACCGGGGCTCACCTTCCGCGAATTCAACGAGAAGTCCTGGCGCATCCCTGAGAAATACCTCGCCCGCCGCTATGCCGTCGCCCTGCACGGCGTCGGCGTCGCCGATGAATGGCCTTCGATTCCGCTCCATACCGATTTCGCCGGCGCCTATGACGGCGTTTTCGAGGAGAACATGACGGTCTGCCTCGAGAGCCTGATCGGCGAAGAGGGTGGACGCGAATGCGTGAAGCTCGAGACGCAGGTGCTGATCACGGGAAGCGGCGCAAAGCGCCTCGACAGCCTTCCTTGGGAAACGATCTGA
- a CDS encoding cysteine synthase A, whose amino-acid sequence MKELQSNILHCIGDTSLLALRNVVPANGSRILLKLENENPTGSMKDRMALAMIEAAEADGRLKAEGSVVEYTGGSTGVSLSLVCAVKGYPLHIVTSDAFAREKLEHMKILGAQLQIVRSESGRMTEKLTRDMIEAARIVAVETGSFWTDQMNNKDQLAAYHQMAEEIWTQASGRVDGFVQSVGTAASLRGTGETLRRYNAQIRIVAVEPAESPVLSGGQTGAHKIDGIGAGYVVPLWQKDIADRIERVTTEEAKAMTVRLAREEGLFAGTSTGGNVIAALRLAEQLGPGATIVTVMCDTGMKYLSK is encoded by the coding sequence ATGAAGGAATTGCAGTCGAATATCCTGCATTGCATCGGCGACACCTCCTTATTGGCCCTGCGCAATGTCGTGCCTGCGAACGGCTCCCGCATCCTGTTGAAACTCGAAAACGAGAACCCCACAGGCAGCATGAAGGATCGGATGGCGCTTGCCATGATCGAAGCCGCCGAGGCAGACGGACGCCTCAAGGCGGAAGGCTCCGTCGTCGAATATACCGGCGGCAGCACCGGCGTCTCTCTGTCTCTCGTCTGCGCCGTGAAGGGCTATCCGTTGCATATCGTGACGTCGGATGCCTTCGCCCGGGAAAAGCTCGAACACATGAAAATCCTCGGAGCCCAGCTGCAAATCGTGCGGAGCGAGAGCGGGCGCATGACGGAGAAGCTGACCCGGGACATGATCGAAGCCGCCCGCATCGTCGCGGTCGAGACGGGAAGCTTCTGGACCGACCAGATGAACAACAAGGACCAGCTTGCCGCCTATCATCAAATGGCGGAGGAAATCTGGACTCAGGCCAGCGGACGGGTCGACGGCTTTGTCCAGAGCGTCGGTACCGCGGCGTCCCTTCGGGGGACCGGGGAAACCCTACGCCGCTACAATGCGCAGATCAGGATCGTAGCCGTGGAGCCCGCTGAATCCCCGGTCCTGTCGGGCGGCCAGACAGGCGCTCACAAGATCGACGGCATCGGAGCAGGTTACGTCGTGCCGCTTTGGCAAAAGGATATCGCCGATCGGATCGAAAGGGTCACGACCGAAGAGGCAAAAGCCATGACGGTTCGGCTGGCTCGGGAGGAAGGCCTTTTCGCGGGGACTTCGACCGGCGGCAATGTCATCGCAGCTTTGCGATTGGCGGAGCAACTCGGACCTGGCGCGACCATTGTCACCGTCATGTGCGATACCGGGATGAAATATCTCAGCAAATGA
- a CDS encoding transcriptional regulator, MarR family — MRQPRKSLRTDARLLVEVCAGWNSRLAARRITQFLDREMGGVGLTVAQTGLMAQIAAASDDTLGALAQRTGLDQSTLSRNLRKLEGEGLIEIAVVESDLRRRAVWLTETGARRLEAAIPVWRKAHAKLEKRLSPDLARRLADEAEALSRDLT; from the coding sequence ATGAGACAACCGCGAAAGTCCCTTCGAACGGATGCCCGCCTCCTGGTCGAGGTCTGCGCCGGCTGGAACAGCCGGCTGGCGGCGCGGCGCATCACCCAGTTCCTCGATCGCGAGATGGGAGGCGTCGGCCTCACCGTGGCGCAAACCGGCCTCATGGCGCAGATCGCCGCGGCATCCGATGACACGCTGGGCGCCTTGGCCCAGCGCACCGGCCTCGATCAATCGACGCTGTCGCGCAATCTGCGCAAATTGGAAGGCGAGGGGCTGATCGAGATCGCCGTGGTCGAGAGCGACCTGCGGCGCCGGGCGGTGTGGCTCACCGAGACCGGCGCAAGGCGGCTCGAGGCAGCAATCCCGGTCTGGCGCAAGGCGCATGCCAAGCTGGAGAAGCGCCTCTCGCCCGACTTGGCCCGCCGCCTGGCGGATGAGGCGGAGGCGCTGAGCCGGGACCTGACATGA
- a CDS encoding Tetrapyrrole (Corrin/Porphyrin) Methylases yields the protein MVSEANGKTDQARARTETPAAGDPGQGSAGQGFAGNGAHRGSLVVVGTGIRTVGHLTMEAVAWIKQADKVLYVVGDPVAELVLKELNPLGAESMTGMYAEGKQRIDTYNQMVERTLECIRAGMLTCVACYGHPGVFVYPSHESIRRARSEGYSARMLPGISSEDCLFADLGVDPGINGCQSYEATDFLLNGRVIDPTSSVVLWQIGVVGDATFKAMGYDLSAMPLLIERLLNIYPAAHPMYLYEAAVFHGCEPMIRQITAAELAYGPLSAGNTLYIPPAYQSRSDPTTYYRMNAMIAANKGATGAAIG from the coding sequence ATGGTATCGGAGGCAAACGGGAAGACGGATCAGGCGCGTGCGCGGACGGAGACGCCAGCCGCCGGCGATCCGGGCCAAGGATCTGCAGGCCAAGGATTTGCCGGCAACGGCGCACATAGGGGCTCGTTGGTGGTCGTCGGCACCGGCATCCGCACCGTCGGCCACTTGACGATGGAGGCGGTGGCCTGGATCAAGCAGGCAGACAAGGTGTTGTATGTCGTCGGCGATCCGGTCGCGGAGCTCGTGCTCAAGGAGCTCAATCCGCTGGGCGCCGAGTCGATGACCGGCATGTACGCCGAGGGCAAGCAGCGCATCGACACCTATAACCAGATGGTCGAGCGCACGCTGGAATGCATACGCGCGGGCATGCTGACTTGCGTGGCCTGTTACGGCCATCCGGGCGTCTTCGTCTACCCTTCGCATGAGTCCATTCGGCGGGCCCGCTCCGAAGGCTACAGCGCCCGGATGCTGCCCGGAATCTCGTCGGAAGATTGCCTGTTCGCCGATCTCGGCGTCGATCCCGGCATCAATGGCTGCCAGTCCTACGAGGCGACCGACTTCCTGCTCAACGGGCGCGTCATCGACCCGACCAGCTCGGTGGTGCTCTGGCAAATCGGCGTGGTCGGCGATGCGACATTCAAAGCGATGGGCTACGATCTGTCGGCGATGCCCTTGCTGATCGAAAGGCTGCTCAATATCTATCCTGCGGCGCATCCAATGTATCTCTACGAAGCGGCGGTGTTCCACGGCTGCGAGCCGATGATTCGCCAGATCACAGCAGCGGAGCTCGCCTACGGCCCGCTATCCGCAGGTAACACGCTCTACATTCCGCCCGCCTATCAGAGCCGTAGCGACCCCACGACCTATTATCGGATGAACGCCATGATTGCCGCGAACAAAGGGGCGACCGGCGCCGCCATCGGGTAG
- a CDS encoding ribonucleoside-diphosphate reductase class II: MRIERRFTKPGQSPYADIRFRDALSEIRNPDGSVVFHMDHIEVPEAWSQVACDVLAQKYFRRAGVAVKLKRVEENDVPSWLWRSVPDDKALETMPEAERLSSERSGKQVFDRLAGAWTYWGWKGGYFSAEEDAQAFFDEMRFMLARQMAAPNSPQWFNTGLHWAYGIDGPSQGHFYVDFKSGRLIKSKSAYEHPQPHACFIQSVADDLVNEGGIMDLWVREARLFKYGSGTGSNFSQLRGEGERLSGGGRSSGLMSFLKIGDRAAGAIKSGGTTRRAAKMVVVDADHPDIEAYIDWKVKEEQKVAALVAGSRICEKHLKAVMRACVNCEGPGDDCFDPAKNPALKREVKLAKRAMVPESYIKRVIQFARQGYTDIAFDTYNTDWDSDAYLTVSGQNSNNSVRVTDEFLNAVEADGDWALKARITGKVTKTLRAQDLWERIGHAAWASADPGIQFHTTINDWHTCPASGPIRASNPCSEYMFLDDTACNLASLNLLQFYDRGSKHFDIEAYEHACRLWTLVLEISVTMAQFPSREIAELSYRYRTLGLGYANIGGLLMTMGLPYDSQAGRALCGALTAIMTGISYATSAEMAGELGPFPGYARNGKHMLRVIRNHARAARGESAGYEELATIPVPLDREACRALGETGTALADHAVKAWDKALASGERHGYRNAQATVIAPTGTIGLVMDCDTTGIEPDFALVKFKKLAGGGYFKIINRAVPDALTALGYRPSEIAEIEAYAVGHGSLRQAPAINHATLAARGFSDEKLAAVEKALPSAFDIKFVFNKWTLGAEFLHENLEVPLGRLDDPGFDLLTHLGFSKAEIEAANTHVCGAMTLEGAPHLKKEHIAVFDCASPCGRIGKRYLSVESHIHMMAAAQPFISGAISKTINMANDATVEDCKNAYLISWRLALKANALYRDGSKLSQPLNASLVADDEDEEDAVEALLAQPAAARAAALAEKIVERVIIERKVRERERLPDRRKGYTQKAVVGGHKVYLRTGEYGDGRIGEIFIDMHKEGAAFRSLMNNFAIAISLGLQYGVPLDEYVDAFTFTRFEPAGFVQGNDAIKNATSILDYVFRELAISYLDRTDLAHVDPSEIGHDVLGGGVAQGKLAEGGPPSPPPASAFVSKGLTRGRAERMMLGTIGSGNDGRGPHLYAVDGAAALKSGFAEPQAQYDAAPSGAEANARQAPEGAHSVDTPLPHSGEAMGKPEAVKRAEAKAKGYVGEACPECANFTLVRNGTCLKCETCGGTTGCS; encoded by the coding sequence ATGCGGATCGAACGTCGCTTCACAAAACCCGGCCAGTCCCCCTATGCGGATATCCGTTTTCGAGATGCGCTAAGCGAAATCCGCAATCCGGACGGCTCGGTGGTCTTCCATATGGACCATATCGAGGTGCCGGAGGCTTGGAGCCAGGTCGCCTGCGATGTGCTGGCGCAGAAATATTTCCGCCGCGCCGGCGTCGCCGTCAAATTGAAGCGTGTCGAGGAGAATGACGTCCCCTCCTGGCTATGGCGCTCGGTTCCCGACGACAAGGCGCTCGAGACGATGCCCGAGGCGGAGCGCCTGAGCTCCGAGCGCTCAGGCAAGCAGGTCTTCGACCGGCTCGCCGGCGCCTGGACCTATTGGGGCTGGAAGGGCGGCTATTTCTCGGCCGAGGAGGATGCGCAAGCCTTCTTCGACGAGATGCGCTTCATGCTGGCGCGCCAGATGGCGGCGCCGAACTCGCCGCAATGGTTCAACACCGGCCTGCACTGGGCCTACGGCATCGACGGGCCGAGCCAGGGCCATTTCTATGTGGACTTCAAGAGCGGCCGGCTGATCAAGTCGAAATCGGCCTATGAGCATCCCCAGCCGCATGCCTGCTTCATCCAGAGCGTCGCCGACGACCTCGTCAATGAAGGCGGCATCATGGATCTGTGGGTGCGCGAGGCACGCCTGTTCAAATACGGCTCGGGGACGGGCTCGAACTTCTCGCAATTGCGCGGTGAAGGCGAGCGGCTCTCGGGCGGAGGGCGCTCGTCCGGCCTCATGTCCTTCCTCAAGATCGGCGACCGGGCGGCCGGTGCCATCAAATCGGGCGGCACGACGCGACGCGCCGCAAAGATGGTCGTGGTCGACGCCGATCACCCCGATATCGAAGCCTATATCGATTGGAAGGTGAAGGAGGAGCAGAAGGTCGCGGCCCTCGTTGCCGGCTCGCGCATCTGCGAGAAGCATCTGAAGGCCGTGATGCGCGCTTGCGTCAATTGCGAGGGCCCGGGCGATGACTGCTTCGATCCGGCCAAGAACCCGGCGCTGAAGCGCGAGGTGAAGCTCGCCAAGCGCGCCATGGTGCCCGAGAGCTATATCAAGCGCGTCATCCAATTCGCACGCCAGGGCTACACGGATATCGCCTTCGACACCTACAACACCGATTGGGATTCGGACGCCTATCTCACGGTCTCTGGCCAAAACTCCAACAATTCGGTGCGGGTCACCGACGAGTTCCTCAATGCCGTCGAGGCCGATGGTGACTGGGCGCTGAAGGCGCGTATCACCGGCAAGGTGACGAAGACGCTGCGGGCCCAAGATCTGTGGGAGCGGATCGGCCACGCCGCCTGGGCCTCCGCGGACCCGGGCATCCAGTTCCACACGACCATCAATGATTGGCACACCTGCCCGGCATCGGGGCCGATCCGCGCCTCGAATCCGTGCTCGGAATACATGTTCCTCGACGACACGGCCTGCAATCTCGCCTCCTTGAACCTGCTGCAATTCTACGACCGCGGCAGCAAGCATTTCGACATCGAGGCCTACGAGCATGCCTGCCGGCTCTGGACGCTGGTGCTCGAGATCTCGGTGACCATGGCGCAGTTCCCCTCGCGCGAGATCGCCGAGCTCTCCTATCGCTACCGCACGCTCGGCCTCGGCTATGCCAATATCGGCGGCCTCCTGATGACCATGGGCCTGCCTTATGATTCGCAGGCCGGTCGCGCGCTCTGCGGCGCGCTCACCGCGATCATGACGGGCATCTCCTACGCCACCTCGGCCGAGATGGCTGGCGAGCTCGGCCCCTTCCCCGGCTATGCGCGCAACGGCAAGCATATGCTGCGCGTGATCCGTAACCATGCCCGGGCCGCACGCGGCGAGAGCGCGGGCTATGAGGAGCTGGCGACGATTCCGGTGCCGCTCGACCGCGAGGCCTGCCGCGCGCTCGGCGAAACCGGCACGGCGCTCGCCGATCATGCGGTCAAGGCCTGGGACAAGGCGCTCGCCAGCGGCGAACGGCATGGCTATCGCAATGCGCAGGCGACGGTGATCGCGCCGACCGGCACGATCGGCCTCGTCATGGATTGCGACACCACCGGCATCGAGCCCGATTTCGCGCTGGTCAAGTTCAAGAAGCTCGCCGGCGGCGGCTATTTCAAGATCATCAACCGCGCCGTGCCGGACGCGCTCACCGCGCTCGGCTACCGCCCCTCCGAGATCGCCGAGATCGAAGCCTATGCGGTCGGCCATGGCTCGCTGCGCCAGGCGCCGGCGATCAATCATGCGACGCTCGCGGCGCGCGGCTTCTCGGACGAGAAGCTGGCCGCCGTCGAGAAGGCGCTGCCATCGGCATTCGACATCAAGTTCGTCTTCAACAAATGGACGCTCGGCGCTGAATTCCTTCACGAAAACCTCGAAGTCCCGCTCGGGCGCCTCGACGATCCGGGCTTCGACCTCCTGACCCATCTCGGCTTCTCCAAGGCCGAGATCGAGGCCGCCAACACCCATGTCTGCGGCGCCATGACGCTCGAAGGCGCGCCGCATCTGAAGAAGGAGCATATCGCGGTGTTCGATTGCGCCAGCCCCTGCGGGCGCATCGGCAAGCGCTATCTCTCGGTCGAGAGCCATATCCACATGATGGCGGCGGCGCAGCCCTTCATCTCGGGCGCCATCTCCAAGACCATCAACATGGCCAATGACGCGACCGTCGAGGATTGCAAGAACGCCTATCTCATCTCCTGGCGTCTCGCGCTCAAGGCCAACGCGCTCTATCGCGACGGCTCGAAGCTGTCGCAGCCGCTCAATGCCTCGCTCGTCGCCGATGACGAGGATGAGGAGGATGCGGTCGAGGCGCTGCTCGCCCAGCCGGCCGCCGCGCGTGCCGCGGCGCTCGCGGAGAAGATCGTCGAGCGCGTCATCATCGAGAGGAAGGTGCGCGAGCGCGAGAGGCTGCCCGATCGCCGCAAGGGCTATACCCAGAAGGCGGTGGTCGGCGGGCACAAAGTGTATCTGCGCACCGGCGAATATGGCGATGGCCGCATCGGCGAGATCTTCATCGACATGCATAAGGAGGGCGCTGCCTTCCGCTCGCTGATGAACAATTTCGCCATCGCCATCTCGCTCGGCCTGCAATATGGCGTGCCGCTCGACGAATATGTCGATGCCTTCACCTTCACCCGCTTCGAGCCGGCGGGCTTCGTGCAGGGCAATGACGCCATCAAGAACGCGACCTCCATCCTCGACTACGTGTTCCGCGAGCTCGCCATCTCCTATCTCGACCGCACCGACCTCGCCCATGTGGATCCGAGCGAGATCGGCCATGACGTGCTCGGCGGCGGCGTGGCCCAGGGCAAGCTCGCAGAGGGCGGACCGCCCTCCCCGCCTCCAGCCTCCGCCTTCGTCTCCAAGGGTCTGACGCGCGGCCGCGCCGAGCGGATGATGCTCGGCACGATCGGCTCCGGCAACGACGGGCGCGGTCCGCATCTCTACGCCGTCGACGGCGCGGCGGCGCTCAAGAGCGGCTTCGCCGAGCCGCAGGCGCAATACGACGCAGCGCCCTCAGGCGCGGAGGCGAATGCGCGACAGGCTCCTGAAGGGGCTCATAGCGTCGACACGCCGCTGCCCCATTCGGGCGAGGCCATGGGCAAGCCCGAGGCCGTCAAGCGCGCCGAGGCGAAGGCCAAGGGCTATGTCGGGGAAGCCTGCCCCGAATGCGCCAACTTCACCCTGGTGCGCAATGGCACCTGCCTGAAATGCGAAACTTGCGGCGGCACCACCGGCTGCAGCTGA